A region of Burkholderiales bacterium JOSHI_001 DNA encodes the following proteins:
- a CDS encoding PEP-CTERM putative exosortase interaction domain-containing protein (PFAM: PEP-CTERM motif~TIGRFAM: PEP-CTERM putative exosortase interaction domain), translated as MSVSRLAAAGALLCSTSLASAAPDVQFAPMLVHAYVAGAVNLTPGLSDVSDSWSTGYEVPLQPGTLGSADVDLAWEKQLDQKPGGGGSERSAGFVHAEATTLYTIEAPANGPWRLTSEGRVDTAAQWTTQDGGGDVTTSQGLVQGDISNRLTIELEQPAVARLSGVLFLPESGSTWDAKFTFFSSPLSVSGAWQIDNSYQGFEAQWVLQPGLYFIQSSVSDYEYSLPCCNIAYGGSGGWFYTLEIDALPPVPEPASLGLLLAGLVALRLRRPNAR; from the coding sequence ATGTCCGTTTCCCGCCTGGCCGCCGCCGGGGCCCTGCTGTGCAGCACCAGCCTGGCCAGCGCGGCGCCCGACGTTCAGTTCGCACCCATGCTGGTGCATGCGTACGTGGCCGGTGCCGTGAACCTGACCCCCGGCCTGAGCGATGTGAGTGACTCCTGGTCAACCGGCTACGAGGTGCCTCTGCAGCCAGGCACGCTGGGTTCTGCCGATGTGGACCTGGCGTGGGAGAAGCAGCTGGACCAAAAGCCCGGCGGGGGCGGCAGCGAACGATCGGCGGGCTTTGTGCACGCCGAAGCCACGACCCTCTACACCATAGAGGCCCCGGCCAACGGGCCCTGGCGCCTGACCAGCGAGGGCCGCGTGGACACCGCCGCCCAATGGACCACGCAAGACGGCGGTGGCGACGTGACCACATCGCAGGGCCTGGTGCAAGGTGACATCTCCAACAGGCTGACGATCGAGCTCGAGCAGCCCGCCGTCGCGCGACTGAGCGGCGTGTTGTTCCTGCCCGAAAGCGGCAGCACCTGGGACGCCAAGTTCACTTTCTTCAGCTCGCCGTTGTCGGTTTCCGGCGCCTGGCAGATCGACAACAGCTACCAGGGTTTCGAGGCCCAATGGGTGCTGCAGCCCGGCTTGTACTTCATCCAGTCCAGCGTGAGCGACTATGAGTACAGCCTGCCGTGCTGCAACATCGCCTACGGCGGCTCGGGTGGCTGGTTCTACACGCTGGAAATCGACGCCCTGCCGCCGGTGCCTGAACCCGCCAGCCTGGGCCTGCTGCTGGCCGGCCTGGTCGCGCTTCGGCTGCGCCGCCCCAACGCCCGTTGA
- a CDS encoding PEP-CTERM motif protein (PFAM: PEP-CTERM motif~TIGRFAM: PEP-CTERM putative exosortase interaction domain), with translation MKPHPNLAGLALLATLAAPAALAQAEARLDTRASTVHLAYGGGFATAGKNLTVGSLDPIDLTGPASPGETGADSFTGGYLGWAVSWQVDWDIAQTWAVDPTQRVLSGSGHTRLGQSSAVIGPGCAPCTASMGLYSHNWQDLEFVLDAPAVFAFHSEVSLNQGVQINRWDEARQRWFPFVSSVAGGVANRSGTLDAGRWQVVNSRTVHVLGSTPAALDEHWAFSLTLPGVQWVSAVPEPASALLLLPGLALLAWRRRLSRA, from the coding sequence ATGAAACCGCACCCGAACCTTGCCGGGCTGGCCCTGTTGGCCACCCTGGCCGCACCCGCCGCCCTGGCCCAGGCCGAGGCCCGGCTGGACACCCGCGCCTCCACCGTGCACCTGGCCTATGGCGGTGGTTTTGCCACCGCCGGCAAGAACCTCACCGTGGGCTCGCTCGACCCCATCGACCTGACGGGGCCGGCCAGCCCCGGCGAAACCGGCGCCGACAGCTTCACCGGCGGCTACCTTGGCTGGGCGGTGAGCTGGCAGGTGGACTGGGACATCGCGCAGACCTGGGCCGTGGACCCCACCCAGCGCGTGCTCAGCGGCTCGGGCCACACCCGCCTGGGGCAGAGCAGCGCGGTCATCGGGCCGGGCTGCGCACCCTGTACCGCGTCCATGGGCCTGTACAGCCACAACTGGCAGGACCTGGAATTCGTGCTGGACGCCCCCGCGGTGTTTGCCTTCCACAGCGAGGTGTCGCTGAACCAGGGCGTGCAGATCAACCGCTGGGACGAGGCCCGCCAGCGCTGGTTCCCCTTTGTCAGCAGCGTGGCCGGCGGCGTGGCCAACCGCAGCGGCACCCTGGACGCGGGGCGCTGGCAGGTGGTGAACTCGCGCACCGTGCACGTGCTGGGCAGCACGCCGGCGGCATTGGACGAACACTGGGCCTTCAGCCTCACCCTGCCCGGCGTGCAATGGGTCAGCGCCGTGCCCGAACCCGCCAGCGCGCTGCTGCTGCTGCCGGGCCTGGCGCTTCTGGCCTGGCGGCGCCGGCTCAGCCGCGCTTGA
- a CDS encoding penicillin-binding protein, beta-lactamase class C (PFAM: Beta-lactamase), producing the protein MGQTLETDKPVSAKPTWPSAADTDPARLGWMQGDPPAPERLVRFADTGHFQFPKSRWAFANIRQLLPSTQVWRGPGPASVLPVALRTDLDEAVRCMPLGGGAEMTWAQSLDAMYTDAIVVLHRGRIVQERYFGVMAPQRVHMAMSVTKSYTGLLAAMLVHEGALDEAKHVPHYIPELAGTAWDTATVRDVMDMRIGVAYSEDYTDPKAGIWEHSRAGGIFPRPPGYNGAPSFYAFLRTLKSDGPHGQGFYYKTVNSDVLGWLIRRVTGQAFGEHLSQRLWQPLGCEEDAAMLVDGEGTEFAGGGLNPTLRDMARLGECLRNDGAYNGRQIVPAAVVHDIRSRGSVDAFKAGGPPTLPGGAYRSMWWATNNAHGAYAARGIHGQALYVDPAAEMVIARFGSHPQAANVHLDPVTLPAFHAMAQTLKRG; encoded by the coding sequence ATGGGGCAGACCCTGGAAACGGACAAGCCTGTGAGCGCAAAACCCACCTGGCCCAGCGCGGCCGACACCGACCCCGCCCGCCTGGGCTGGATGCAGGGCGACCCGCCGGCGCCGGAACGCCTGGTGCGCTTTGCCGACACGGGGCACTTCCAGTTCCCGAAGTCCCGCTGGGCCTTTGCGAACATCCGCCAGTTGCTGCCCAGCACACAGGTATGGCGAGGCCCCGGCCCGGCCAGCGTGCTGCCGGTGGCGCTGCGAACCGATCTGGACGAGGCGGTGCGATGCATGCCGCTGGGCGGTGGCGCCGAGATGACCTGGGCCCAGAGCCTGGACGCCATGTACACCGACGCCATCGTGGTGCTGCACCGCGGGCGCATCGTGCAGGAACGCTACTTCGGCGTGATGGCGCCGCAGCGCGTGCACATGGCCATGAGCGTGACCAAGAGCTACACCGGCCTGTTGGCCGCGATGCTGGTGCACGAAGGCGCGCTGGACGAAGCGAAGCACGTGCCGCATTACATCCCCGAACTGGCGGGAACGGCCTGGGACACGGCCACCGTGCGCGACGTGATGGACATGCGCATCGGCGTGGCCTATTCCGAGGACTACACCGACCCCAAGGCCGGCATCTGGGAACACTCACGCGCCGGCGGCATCTTCCCGCGCCCGCCGGGCTACAACGGGGCGCCCAGCTTCTACGCCTTCCTGCGGACGCTGAAGTCCGACGGACCGCATGGCCAGGGCTTCTACTACAAGACGGTGAACAGCGACGTGCTGGGCTGGCTGATCCGCCGCGTCACCGGCCAGGCTTTTGGCGAGCACCTGAGCCAGCGCCTGTGGCAGCCGCTGGGCTGCGAAGAAGACGCCGCGATGCTGGTGGACGGCGAAGGCACCGAATTCGCAGGCGGCGGGCTGAACCCCACGCTGCGCGACATGGCGCGTCTTGGCGAATGCCTGCGCAACGACGGCGCCTACAACGGCCGCCAGATCGTGCCCGCCGCCGTGGTGCACGACATCCGCAGCCGCGGCAGCGTGGACGCATTCAAGGCCGGCGGCCCGCCCACGCTGCCCGGTGGGGCCTACCGCAGCATGTGGTGGGCCACGAACAATGCGCACGGCGCTTATGCGGCACGCGGCATCCACGGCCAGGCCCTCTATGTGGACCCGGCGGCCGAGATGGTGATCGCGCGCTTCGGCTCGCACCCCCAGGCCGCCAATGTGCACCTGGACCCGGTGACACTGCCGGCGTTCCACGCCATGGCGCAAACTCTCAAGCGCGGCTGA
- a CDS encoding putative membrane protein (PFAM: Bacterial Transmembrane Pair family) — MATTVALRNRRERLLQTLWFEAGGLLLVTPMLAWVSGTRAGESLALLVALSVAVMLWAALYNTAFDRLEAHFAGRVASERPHRLRVVHAVGLEVSSVLATCPIIVAMTGLGWWQALAVDIALGAVYAAYGYLYHWLFDHLRPVRG, encoded by the coding sequence ATGGCCACCACCGTAGCGCTGCGCAACCGGCGCGAACGCCTGCTGCAGACGCTGTGGTTCGAAGCCGGCGGCCTGCTGCTGGTGACGCCAATGCTGGCCTGGGTGAGCGGCACGCGGGCGGGTGAATCGCTGGCGCTGCTGGTGGCGCTGTCGGTGGCGGTGATGCTCTGGGCCGCGCTTTACAACACCGCCTTCGACCGCCTGGAGGCCCACTTCGCCGGCCGCGTGGCCAGCGAACGGCCGCACCGGCTGCGCGTGGTGCATGCGGTGGGGCTGGAAGTGAGCTCGGTGCTGGCCACCTGCCCGATCATCGTGGCGATGACCGGCCTGGGCTGGTGGCAGGCCTTGGCCGTGGACATCGCGCTGGGCGCGGTGTATGCGGCCTACGGCTACCTGTACCACTGGCTGTTCGACCACCTGCGCCCGGTGCGCGGCTGA
- a CDS encoding hypothetical protein (PFAM: MlrC C-terminus; Protein of unknown function (DUF1485)), whose product MKLVIAQMKHETNTFSPVPTPLGRFAVGGGVPLEGEAAIAASRGTGSALGAFVELAEAADAQIDLAIAANAWPSGPVHDDAFEHICGRILAAVQRGCDGVLLDLHGAMVTQSFDDGEGELLRRIRAAAPGLPIGVALDMHTNLYDAMGANANVIAGYQTYPHVDMHGTGVRAGSALLAQLQGRRKPTLAWGRRPMLPHVMRQGTHQSPNRELQARCREMEAQGALCASVFVGFPNADIEFAGLSAVVVTHNDAALAQRWCDELLDQAWAQREAFVFQPEALPESIARAQRLAAQGHSGPVVLLDHCDNCASGGTMDTMDVLGALLDAGVQNAGAYAIFDPEAVRAMAAAGVGAELTLPLGGKLDMPALGLKGKPRTVSGRVRVLSDGNHINRGPMAGGEASSSGPSALFQVGGVAIAVISNHVEPHDLAAFEAVGLAPDRLGLLMLKSRVHWRAGLEKLAHAIVECNGSGVCTSDYAAMGLNKVRRPIYPLDSL is encoded by the coding sequence ATGAAGCTGGTCATCGCCCAGATGAAGCACGAGACCAACACCTTTTCCCCGGTGCCCACACCGTTGGGCCGCTTTGCGGTCGGCGGTGGGGTGCCGCTCGAAGGGGAAGCGGCCATTGCCGCCAGCCGCGGCACCGGCTCGGCCCTGGGCGCTTTCGTGGAACTGGCCGAAGCGGCCGACGCGCAGATCGACCTGGCCATTGCCGCCAATGCCTGGCCCAGCGGGCCGGTCCACGACGACGCCTTCGAGCACATCTGCGGCCGCATCCTGGCCGCGGTGCAGCGTGGTTGCGACGGCGTGTTGCTGGATCTGCACGGCGCCATGGTGACGCAAAGCTTTGACGACGGCGAAGGTGAACTGCTGCGCCGCATCCGTGCCGCGGCGCCAGGCCTGCCCATCGGCGTGGCGCTGGACATGCACACCAACCTCTACGACGCGATGGGGGCGAATGCCAACGTCATCGCCGGCTACCAGACCTACCCGCATGTGGACATGCACGGCACCGGCGTGCGCGCGGGCAGCGCGCTGCTGGCGCAGTTGCAGGGCCGGCGCAAACCCACCCTGGCCTGGGGCCGGCGGCCGATGCTGCCGCACGTGATGCGCCAGGGCACGCACCAAAGCCCCAACCGCGAACTGCAGGCGCGCTGCCGCGAGATGGAAGCGCAAGGCGCCTTGTGCGCCAGCGTCTTCGTGGGCTTCCCGAACGCCGACATCGAATTCGCCGGCCTGTCGGCGGTGGTCGTCACCCACAACGACGCCGCGCTGGCCCAGCGCTGGTGCGATGAACTGCTGGACCAGGCCTGGGCCCAGCGCGAAGCCTTCGTCTTCCAGCCCGAAGCCTTGCCCGAATCCATCGCCCGCGCGCAGCGCCTGGCCGCGCAGGGCCACAGCGGCCCGGTGGTGCTGCTGGACCACTGCGACAACTGCGCCAGTGGCGGCACCATGGACACCATGGACGTGCTGGGCGCGCTGCTGGACGCCGGCGTGCAGAACGCCGGCGCCTACGCCATCTTCGACCCCGAGGCGGTGCGCGCCATGGCCGCCGCCGGCGTGGGCGCGGAACTGACCCTGCCGCTGGGCGGCAAGCTGGACATGCCGGCGCTGGGCCTGAAGGGCAAACCGCGCACCGTGAGTGGCCGGGTGCGGGTTTTGTCGGACGGCAACCACATCAACCGCGGGCCCATGGCCGGCGGCGAAGCCTCCAGTTCCGGCCCCAGCGCCCTGTTCCAGGTGGGTGGTGTGGCCATCGCGGTGATTTCCAACCATGTCGAGCCGCACGACCTGGCGGCCTTTGAAGCCGTGGGCCTGGCGCCCGACCGCCTGGGCCTGCTGATGCTGAAGAGCCGCGTGCACTGGCGCGCCGGGCTGGAAAAGCTGGCCCATGCCATCGTGGAATGCAATGGCTCGGGCGTGTGCACCTCCGACTACGCGGCCATGGGCCTGAACAAGGTGCGGCGGCCGATCTACCCGCTGGACAGCTTGTAG